The following are from one region of the Gemmatimonadaceae bacterium genome:
- a CDS encoding Gfo/Idh/MocA family oxidoreductase codes for MTGSRTRTPSRGEPALETERFQPPDLRIALVGAGAIAQLAHLPVLAKIKGATLVAICDNDGPKAGALAQRLGVPDVFTDIDELLEYDRLDAVIVATPNHLHEPHVLRALQSKVHVLCERPLSLTTAGVNRILASAEKAGRMVVVGNNHRFRSDVQQLNRFLQGGELGRIVGMRAGQYQFSAGKQGWRFRKAEAGGGAFFEHGYPLLDLALWLTDFPDPVRVSAHMDRPRPGAVEDTMLVHLQCAGGINYSFDISWAYVGQEERWWFEVLSSRGSARLAPLRVVKELNGRPTNVSPTGAAARESVFLQSYRAELAHFVAMLREEAAYEPPTDQLKVMQVVDAIYRSAEEGREIAL; via the coding sequence TTGACGGGTAGCCGCACCAGGACTCCGTCGCGCGGCGAGCCGGCGCTCGAGACCGAGCGGTTTCAGCCGCCCGACCTCAGAATCGCGCTGGTTGGTGCAGGCGCGATTGCACAGCTCGCGCATTTGCCCGTGCTGGCGAAGATCAAGGGTGCGACGCTCGTCGCGATCTGCGATAACGACGGGCCTAAAGCAGGCGCTCTCGCGCAGCGACTGGGTGTTCCCGACGTTTTCACGGACATCGACGAGCTGCTGGAGTACGACAGGCTTGACGCCGTGATTGTCGCGACCCCCAACCATCTGCATGAGCCGCACGTTCTCCGCGCGCTTCAGTCGAAGGTCCATGTGTTGTGCGAGCGGCCGCTGTCGCTCACCACCGCCGGAGTGAACCGCATTCTTGCATCGGCGGAGAAGGCAGGGAGAATGGTCGTGGTCGGAAACAACCATCGCTTTCGCAGCGACGTTCAGCAGCTCAACCGCTTTCTGCAGGGAGGCGAGCTTGGGCGGATTGTCGGCATGCGCGCGGGCCAGTACCAGTTCAGCGCGGGCAAACAGGGTTGGCGATTTCGAAAAGCCGAAGCTGGTGGAGGCGCGTTCTTCGAGCACGGGTATCCGCTTCTCGATCTTGCCCTGTGGCTCACTGATTTCCCGGATCCCGTCCGGGTGTCGGCTCACATGGACAGGCCACGACCCGGTGCGGTGGAGGACACCATGCTCGTCCACCTTCAATGCGCCGGCGGAATCAACTACTCGTTCGATATTTCCTGGGCGTACGTGGGACAGGAGGAGCGGTGGTGGTTCGAAGTGCTCTCGAGTCGCGGCAGCGCCCGGCTGGCGCCGCTGAGAGTCGTGAAGGAGCTCAACGGCAGACCCACGAACGTCTCTCCCACGGGTGCGGCGGCGCGGGAGAGCGTATTCCTGCAGTCGTACCGCGCCGAGCTGGCGCACTTCGTCGCCATGCTCCGCGAGGAGGCCGCTTACGAGCCGCCAACTGATCAGCTGAAAGTGATGCAAGTGGTGGACGCGATTTACCGGTCCGCCGAAGAGGGCCGCGAGATCGCGCTTTGA
- a CDS encoding SpoIID/LytB domain-containing protein, which translates to MRRAGILFFFGAVACASLPRSTDDEAVAGDQRDQPVRIALATSAREARIGGVGAWVMYNRSTVQRIFRGKATDEVRVEIRSGRLAYTRGEGPIASTRYSGPYIFRSMTPGALLKYDGKRYRGEIHIFATDSGMLIVNRLGMESYLRGVVPLEIGNRRPGEEASVQAQAVAARTYSYVHIAEAGSRAFDMYSTVQDQVYGGADAEKPMADDAIIATKDMVLRYAGKVINTPYHSTCGGSTASVEEVWWRKPSQPYLRPVSDRIPGSNGYYCDPSPRFRWTTIFQRAELKATVEKYLAQYSTGVPSGSIGSITGVRIEGRTPSDRVSAVTFQTSRGNYLIRGDDVRFVLRSPSGTILNNTYFTAEVTPGPNGEVGTLTVKGGGYGHGIGMCQWGAIGRARAGQDYKTILTTYYPGTTVGPID; encoded by the coding sequence ATGCGCAGGGCGGGAATCCTTTTCTTTTTTGGCGCGGTCGCTTGCGCGTCGCTGCCACGCTCAACTGACGACGAAGCCGTAGCCGGCGACCAGCGCGATCAGCCGGTTCGAATTGCCCTGGCCACCTCGGCGCGCGAGGCAAGGATTGGTGGCGTCGGAGCGTGGGTGATGTACAATCGAAGCACCGTTCAGCGAATATTTCGGGGCAAAGCGACCGATGAAGTGAGGGTCGAAATACGGAGCGGGCGCCTCGCGTACACGAGAGGCGAAGGCCCCATCGCTTCCACGCGCTATTCCGGCCCGTACATCTTCCGCTCGATGACGCCGGGGGCGCTCCTCAAGTACGACGGCAAACGGTATCGCGGTGAGATCCACATTTTCGCGACCGATAGCGGAATGCTGATAGTCAACCGCCTGGGCATGGAGTCCTATCTTCGTGGCGTCGTCCCCCTGGAGATTGGCAATCGTCGGCCCGGGGAAGAAGCCTCCGTGCAGGCGCAGGCCGTGGCCGCTCGCACCTACTCCTATGTCCATATCGCCGAAGCAGGGAGTCGCGCTTTCGACATGTACTCTACGGTACAGGATCAGGTTTACGGCGGAGCGGATGCGGAGAAGCCGATGGCCGACGACGCCATCATAGCCACCAAGGACATGGTGTTGCGGTACGCCGGAAAAGTCATCAACACGCCCTATCACTCGACATGTGGCGGGAGCACGGCGTCGGTCGAGGAGGTGTGGTGGCGCAAGCCGAGTCAGCCGTATCTGCGCCCGGTGAGCGACCGCATCCCCGGTAGCAACGGTTACTACTGCGACCCTTCGCCGCGCTTCAGGTGGACGACAATCTTCCAGCGGGCCGAACTCAAAGCAACTGTCGAGAAGTATCTCGCGCAGTACAGCACGGGCGTCCCTTCGGGCAGCATCGGGTCGATCACGGGCGTGCGCATCGAGGGCCGCACGCCGTCGGACCGCGTGAGCGCCGTGACATTTCAGACGAGCCGCGGCAATTATCTGATTCGCGGAGACGACGTGAGGTTTGTTCTTCGATCGCCCAGCGGAACGATTTTGAACAACACATATTTCACGGCGGAAGTCACTCCCGGTCCCAACGGTGAAGTCGGCACGCTGACGGTCAAGGGAGGCGGCTATGGACACGGGATTGGCATGTGTCAGTGGGGCGCAATTGGCCGGGCGCGCGCAGGCCAGGACTACAAGACGATTCTCACCACCTATTACCCGGGCACCACAGTGGGACCTATCGATTGA
- the rimO gene encoding 30S ribosomal protein S12 methylthiotransferase RimO: MKVGFVTLGCDKNTVDTERYLGDLSGYGGEFTPDLAEAEVIIVNTCGFIDAAKKESIDALVEAGRYKFDGVCRAVVAVGCMVERHKAELIDALPEVDLFLGASEAGSLAQELSDRGIGAADPFVLHPGVRLYTGDLPHVRYLKISEGCDHGCAFCAIPLMRGRHRSFARGEIVREAQLLELQGARELNLVAQDLAHYGRDLRAGVRLPELLESLVAETSVPWIRMLYLYSAGITPRLLEVVAREPRILPYLDMPMQHAADEVLARMRRPERKRTIREKVARFRDAVPGVAIRTTCIVGFPGETEAHFNELLEFLEEVAFDRVGAFTYSPQEGTRAAELEDDVPDALKRERLERLSELQRFITSERYETRLGTVARAIVDRQNADGSQARLPWQADDIDGVTHLDEPLQPGSFVDVAIQEVVEDYDFRGSVVGVADDPPRRARRTSPAILSLPVLEATIGSFGR, from the coding sequence GTGAAGGTTGGCTTCGTCACGCTCGGCTGCGACAAGAACACCGTCGACACCGAGAGATATCTGGGAGATCTCAGCGGGTACGGCGGCGAATTCACGCCCGACCTCGCCGAAGCCGAAGTGATAATCGTCAACACATGCGGCTTTATTGACGCCGCCAAGAAGGAATCCATCGACGCGCTCGTCGAGGCCGGACGATACAAGTTCGACGGCGTCTGTCGCGCGGTGGTCGCCGTCGGCTGCATGGTAGAGCGGCACAAGGCGGAGCTGATCGATGCGCTCCCGGAGGTGGACCTCTTTCTCGGGGCGTCCGAGGCGGGCTCACTGGCGCAGGAGCTGTCGGACCGCGGCATCGGCGCGGCGGATCCATTCGTGCTGCACCCGGGCGTACGACTCTACACGGGTGATCTGCCGCACGTCCGCTACCTGAAGATCAGCGAAGGGTGCGACCATGGCTGCGCCTTCTGCGCGATTCCCCTGATGCGTGGAAGGCATCGCTCATTCGCGCGTGGTGAAATCGTGCGCGAAGCGCAGCTGCTTGAGTTGCAGGGCGCCCGCGAGCTCAATCTCGTCGCTCAGGATCTCGCGCATTACGGGCGCGATCTGCGCGCCGGCGTACGGCTTCCCGAGTTGCTGGAGTCGCTCGTCGCGGAGACGTCGGTACCGTGGATCAGAATGCTCTACCTCTATTCCGCGGGTATCACGCCTCGGCTTCTGGAGGTGGTCGCGCGGGAGCCGAGAATTCTTCCATATCTCGACATGCCCATGCAGCACGCCGCCGACGAAGTGCTGGCACGCATGCGGCGGCCGGAGCGAAAGCGGACGATTCGAGAGAAGGTTGCGAGATTTCGGGATGCGGTGCCGGGTGTCGCGATTCGTACCACCTGCATCGTTGGATTCCCGGGAGAAACCGAGGCGCACTTCAACGAGCTGCTCGAGTTCCTCGAGGAAGTCGCGTTCGATCGTGTGGGCGCGTTTACATACTCTCCGCAGGAAGGGACGCGCGCGGCGGAGCTCGAGGACGACGTGCCCGACGCGCTCAAGCGCGAGAGACTGGAGCGGCTGTCCGAGCTGCAGCGGTTCATAACCTCGGAGCGATACGAGACTCGTCTTGGCACGGTGGCCCGCGCTATTGTCGACCGGCAGAACGCCGACGGCTCGCAGGCGCGCCTTCCCTGGCAGGCCGACGACATCGACGGCGTTACGCACCTCGATGAACCGCTCCAACCTGGCAGCTTCGTGGACGTCGCGATTCAGGAAGTAGTCGAGGATTACGATTTCCGTGGCTCCGTCGTCGGTGTTGCAGATGATCCACCCCGCCGCGCCCGCAGAACCTCACCCGCCATCCTGTCCCTTCCTGTGCTGGAGGCGACAATTGGAAGTTTCGGCCGCTGA
- a CDS encoding YajQ family cyclic di-GMP-binding protein, whose product MAQQSSFDVTTGVDLQEVDNAVNQAQKEIAQRYDFKGSIASIEFSRAEGALNLTAESEFRMQALFDVLQAKLIKRGVPTKNLDVGDMKPAGGDKVTQQIKLKMALDGDTAKKVAAAIKEAKLKKVQAAIQGDQVRVTSPSRDDLQAAMALLREKDFGVQLKFGNYR is encoded by the coding sequence ATGGCCCAGCAAAGCTCATTCGACGTCACCACCGGAGTGGATCTCCAGGAGGTCGACAACGCCGTCAATCAGGCGCAGAAGGAGATCGCGCAACGCTATGACTTCAAGGGCTCGATTGCGTCGATTGAATTCAGCCGCGCCGAGGGCGCGCTGAATCTCACGGCGGAAAGCGAGTTCCGGATGCAGGCGCTGTTCGACGTGCTCCAGGCAAAACTCATCAAGCGCGGCGTACCGACGAAGAATCTCGACGTTGGCGATATGAAACCCGCCGGTGGTGACAAGGTCACCCAGCAGATAAAGCTCAAGATGGCCCTGGACGGCGACACCGCAAAGAAAGTCGCCGCGGCGATCAAGGAGGCCAAGCTCAAGAAGGTGCAGGCGGCAATCCAGGGAGATCAGGTGCGCGTCACGTCCCCGTCGAGGGACGACCTTCAGGCTGCCATGGCCCTTCTGCGCGAGAAAGACTTCGGCGTCCAGCTCAAGTTCGGCAACTACCGCTGA
- a CDS encoding RNA polymerase sigma factor RpoD/SigA produces MAVSVNRKTTYDEGSLDQYLRDISVYPLITREEEVTLAQKIRLNDQEALDKLVRSNLRFVVSVAKKYQNQGVSLSDLINEGNLGLIRAAHKFDETKGIKFISYAVWWIRQSILQALAEQSRIVRVPLNRAGALHRIGKRASTLLQELGRQPTHLEIAEGLDITEEEVAKTMLISQVHLSLDAPMTPGEDNRLLDYLPDNTNRTPDEQTFEKALSEAIEESLSNLKERESKILRLYFGLDGEDPMTLEDIGTLLGITRERVRQIKEKALLKLRHNSRRRALESFLG; encoded by the coding sequence ATGGCGGTTTCGGTAAACAGAAAAACGACGTACGACGAAGGCTCGCTCGACCAGTACCTTCGGGACATCAGTGTCTATCCTCTGATCACTCGCGAGGAAGAAGTAACCCTCGCGCAAAAAATCCGTCTCAACGATCAGGAAGCGCTCGACAAGCTCGTTCGATCGAACCTGCGCTTCGTCGTATCGGTCGCCAAGAAATACCAGAATCAGGGAGTCTCGCTCTCCGACCTCATCAACGAGGGCAACCTCGGCTTGATCCGCGCGGCGCACAAGTTCGACGAGACGAAAGGCATCAAGTTCATCTCGTACGCGGTGTGGTGGATTCGACAGAGCATTCTTCAGGCGCTTGCCGAGCAGTCTCGCATTGTCAGGGTGCCGCTGAACCGCGCCGGTGCGCTGCACCGCATTGGAAAGCGGGCGAGCACGCTCCTGCAGGAGCTGGGGCGACAGCCGACCCACCTCGAGATCGCCGAAGGCCTCGACATCACCGAGGAAGAAGTCGCCAAGACGATGCTGATCTCGCAGGTGCATCTCTCTCTCGACGCGCCGATGACGCCGGGGGAAGACAACCGTCTGCTGGATTATCTGCCTGACAACACCAATCGCACTCCCGACGAGCAGACCTTCGAGAAAGCGCTCTCGGAAGCAATCGAGGAATCGCTGTCGAACCTCAAGGAGCGCGAGTCGAAGATCCTTCGCCTCTATTTCGGGCTCGACGGAGAAGATCCAATGACACTCGAGGATATCGGCACGCTTCTCGGGATCACGCGCGAGCGTGTGAGGCAGATCAAGGAGAAGGCGCTCTTGAAACTTAGACACAACTCGCGCCGCCGGGCATTGGAGTCGTTCCTGGGATAG
- the lepB gene encoding signal peptidase I, producing the protein MMVSEERRSSALDKANGRRRSGLRFAWDWFRSVVMALALFLLIRSFFVEAFKIPTGSMEGTLLVGDFLLVNKLVYGAEVPFAGVKLPGIRTPKRGDVIVFQWPVDRTKNFVKRIVGLAGDTLEMRDGMLIRNGVPQREEYVSHTSPGSDVSDDEFNWQLGYLLSANHPVPASPRTPISIGSLDALPGYHPSRNNWGPLVVPDRNYFVLGDNRDNSLDSRYWGFVADSLVRGQPMVVYYSYDPDGGVKLDWLTRVRWKRFGEMIQ; encoded by the coding sequence ATGATGGTGAGTGAAGAACGGCGCTCGAGCGCACTCGACAAGGCAAACGGCAGACGCCGGTCCGGGCTTCGATTCGCCTGGGACTGGTTCCGCTCCGTTGTGATGGCGCTCGCCCTCTTCCTCCTCATCCGCTCATTCTTCGTCGAGGCATTCAAGATTCCGACCGGAAGCATGGAAGGCACTCTCCTCGTCGGTGATTTTCTGCTCGTGAACAAGCTGGTGTACGGTGCCGAGGTTCCGTTCGCCGGTGTCAAGCTCCCCGGAATCCGCACGCCGAAGCGCGGCGACGTCATAGTCTTCCAGTGGCCCGTTGACCGCACCAAGAATTTCGTGAAGCGAATCGTCGGATTGGCCGGCGACACGCTCGAGATGCGGGATGGAATGCTGATTCGGAACGGCGTGCCGCAGCGCGAGGAATACGTCTCCCATACCTCGCCTGGCTCCGACGTTTCCGATGACGAATTCAACTGGCAGCTGGGTTATCTGCTCAGTGCAAATCATCCGGTGCCGGCGAGCCCGCGCACACCGATAAGCATCGGCTCGCTCGACGCGCTCCCCGGATATCATCCTTCCCGTAACAACTGGGGTCCGCTGGTCGTCCCCGATAGGAACTACTTCGTGCTCGGTGACAATCGGGACAACTCTCTCGACAGCCGGTACTGGGGATTCGTCGCGGACTCACTTGTGCGCGGCCAACCAATGGTGGTCTATTATAGCTACGACCCTGATGGAGGCGTGAAGCTCGACTGGCTCACGCGAGTTCGATGGAAGCGGTTCGGGGAGATGATCCAGTAG
- a CDS encoding aldehyde dehydrogenase family protein produces MKRFNNFIAGEWCASDSGTWFENRNPADTTDLIGEFPLSGASDVRRAVESARRGFAIWRTEPAPARGDVLRRVGDILVRRKEEIADAMTREMGKPLTETRGDVQEGIDTAYYAASEGRRLFGHTAPSELRNKWAMSFRRPIGVAGLICPFNFPLAIPTWKMFPALLCGNACVFKPAEDVPHTGTLLVEILLEAGLPPEAIQLVHGRGEEAGAAIVDHPDVPLISFTGSTETGRLIGETCGRMHKRLSLEMGGKNAQIVLDDADLELALEGALWGAFGTTGQRCTATSRLILQKGIHDRFLGLLVDRVKALKLGDGRKAGTDVGPLINESAVEKVERYVDIGVEEGAHLICGGRRAEGAGLSKGNFFQPTIFANVEAGMTVEQEEIFGPVLSVLRVASVEEAFAVNNGVRYGLSSSIYTKDVNAAFRAFSELDNGITYVNAPTIGAEAHMPFGGVKQTGNGHREGGWEVYEFYSETKVGYADFSGTLQRAQIDNYLGTPD; encoded by the coding sequence ATGAAACGATTCAACAATTTCATCGCCGGCGAATGGTGTGCGTCTGATTCGGGCACCTGGTTCGAGAACCGGAACCCCGCCGATACGACCGACCTGATTGGGGAGTTCCCGCTCTCTGGCGCCAGTGACGTCCGCCGCGCCGTCGAAAGTGCGAGGCGCGGCTTTGCCATCTGGCGGACTGAGCCGGCTCCTGCGCGAGGAGACGTTCTCAGGCGCGTTGGAGACATTCTGGTTCGCCGGAAGGAGGAGATCGCCGACGCCATGACGCGCGAGATGGGCAAGCCGCTCACCGAGACGCGCGGAGATGTTCAGGAGGGCATCGACACCGCCTACTACGCCGCGAGCGAGGGCAGGCGGCTCTTCGGACATACCGCGCCCAGTGAGCTGCGCAACAAATGGGCGATGAGCTTCCGCCGACCCATCGGCGTGGCCGGCCTGATCTGCCCATTCAATTTTCCACTGGCGATTCCCACCTGGAAAATGTTTCCGGCTCTCCTCTGCGGTAACGCCTGCGTGTTCAAGCCCGCCGAAGACGTTCCACATACCGGAACGCTGCTGGTGGAGATTCTCCTCGAGGCAGGTCTGCCTCCGGAAGCGATCCAGCTTGTGCATGGGAGAGGTGAGGAAGCGGGAGCGGCAATAGTCGATCATCCCGACGTTCCACTCATCTCATTCACCGGATCTACCGAGACGGGCAGACTCATCGGCGAGACTTGCGGACGAATGCACAAGCGGCTGTCGCTCGAGATGGGCGGAAAGAACGCCCAGATAGTGCTCGACGATGCCGATCTCGAGCTCGCCCTCGAAGGCGCGCTGTGGGGTGCATTCGGAACAACCGGGCAACGTTGTACCGCCACCAGTCGTCTGATTTTACAGAAGGGCATTCACGACCGGTTCCTGGGGCTGCTGGTTGACCGGGTGAAGGCGCTGAAGCTCGGCGACGGCCGCAAAGCGGGAACGGACGTTGGACCACTGATCAATGAATCCGCTGTTGAAAAGGTCGAGCGTTATGTAGACATTGGCGTCGAGGAAGGAGCCCACCTCATCTGCGGCGGTAGACGGGCCGAGGGTGCGGGGTTGTCAAAGGGCAACTTCTTCCAGCCGACTATCTTCGCGAACGTCGAGGCCGGAATGACGGTCGAGCAGGAGGAGATTTTCGGTCCCGTGCTGTCCGTCCTCCGGGTTGCATCGGTGGAAGAGGCGTTCGCGGTGAACAACGGCGTGAGGTACGGGCTCTCGTCCTCGATTTACACCAAGGATGTGAACGCTGCTTTCAGGGCGTTCTCGGAGCTGGACAACGGAATCACCTATGTGAACGCGCCGACAATCGGTGCGGAGGCACACATGCCCTTCGGCGGTGTAAAGCAGACGGGCAACGGGCATCGCGAGGGCGGCTGGGAGGTCTATGAGTTCTACTCGGAGACCAAGGTCGGATACGCGGATTTTTCTGGAACGTTACAGCGGGCGCAGATCGACAATTATCTTGGTACGCCGGATTAG
- a CDS encoding sigma-54 dependent transcriptional regulator: protein MSRRILVVDDEQGIRAALGQLLEYEGYEVHSVSNAADGIAEYQKWKPDLVFMDVKMGGMDGLEALKRIRELDPSALVVMISGHATIRTAVEATQLGAYEILEKPLDTDRILVMLRNALAHLDLREENSRLRDVSTAPYEIIGESGAMRALVDKIKKVGATPARVLITGENGTGKELVARALHKHSPRARKTFVEVNCAAIPGELIESELFGHMKGSFTGATADRAGKFEQASGGTLFLDEIGDMSLAAQAKVLRVLQDNVITRIGGARSISVDVRVIAATNKNVEAEIAAGRFREDLYYRLNVVPIHVPPLREHREDIPALVSYFIAVLTEREGIVPRRMGESAMERLKSFDWPGNVRELRNTVERLLILASGPEITARDVERLAGARAADDTGLGNLTQCRTFEEFKDAAERAYLLGKLREFDWNVSETARAVEMPRSNLYKKIERYALTREHS from the coding sequence GTGAGCCGTCGCATTCTCGTTGTTGACGACGAGCAGGGCATTCGTGCCGCCCTCGGTCAGCTGCTCGAGTACGAGGGCTACGAGGTGCACTCCGTCTCCAACGCAGCCGACGGGATAGCCGAATACCAGAAGTGGAAGCCCGACCTCGTCTTCATGGATGTCAAAATGGGCGGAATGGACGGGCTCGAAGCGCTCAAGCGAATTCGCGAGCTCGACCCGAGCGCCCTCGTCGTGATGATCAGCGGACACGCGACTATCAGGACAGCCGTGGAAGCGACGCAGCTCGGCGCCTACGAGATTCTCGAGAAGCCGCTCGATACCGACAGGATTCTCGTGATGCTGCGGAACGCGCTCGCCCATCTCGATCTTCGAGAGGAGAATTCCAGGCTGCGCGACGTGAGCACCGCGCCATACGAGATAATCGGCGAGTCGGGCGCGATGCGCGCGCTGGTGGACAAGATCAAGAAAGTGGGCGCCACGCCGGCGCGAGTGCTCATTACCGGCGAAAACGGAACGGGGAAGGAGCTGGTGGCGCGCGCCCTCCACAAACACTCTCCGCGTGCAAGGAAGACCTTTGTCGAGGTCAACTGCGCGGCAATTCCCGGGGAGCTGATCGAGAGCGAGCTGTTTGGCCACATGAAGGGCTCCTTCACCGGGGCGACGGCGGATCGCGCCGGGAAATTCGAGCAGGCCAGCGGTGGAACGCTCTTCCTCGACGAAATCGGCGACATGAGTCTCGCGGCGCAGGCGAAAGTCCTGCGTGTCCTTCAGGACAACGTCATCACCCGCATCGGCGGCGCGCGGTCGATTTCCGTCGACGTGCGTGTGATCGCCGCGACCAACAAGAATGTCGAGGCAGAGATTGCAGCTGGACGATTCAGGGAGGACCTGTATTATCGTCTGAACGTCGTGCCGATTCATGTTCCGCCGCTGCGCGAGCACCGCGAAGACATACCGGCGCTGGTTTCCTATTTCATCGCGGTGCTGACGGAGCGCGAAGGGATAGTTCCGAGGAGAATGGGGGAGAGCGCGATGGAGCGGCTCAAATCGTTCGACTGGCCCGGCAACGTGCGCGAGCTGAGGAATACCGTCGAGCGACTTTTGATACTGGCCAGCGGCCCCGAGATCACGGCGCGCGACGTAGAGCGGCTTGCCGGCGCGCGCGCAGCGGATGATACGGGCCTTGGCAATCTCACACAGTGCCGCACATTCGAGGAGTTCAAGGATGCGGCCGAGCGCGCGTACCTCCTCGGCAAGCTGCGCGAGTTCGACTGGAATGTCTCCGAGACCGCGCGCGCCGTCGAGATGCCGCGGTCGAACCTCTACAAGAAAATCGAGCGATACGCACTGACACGCGAGCACTCGTAA
- a CDS encoding class I SAM-dependent methyltransferase produces the protein MLGDDPANIRVTLLNTQHQKVSSSRFLSAVGDARFIPQFATGSFDVVFSSSVIEHVGDYATQRRMADEIQRVGKRYFVQTPNKRFPLEPHFLFPWFQYLPLGALMDGESFRRRLVQANR, from the coding sequence ATGCTTGGCGACGACCCCGCGAACATTCGCGTGACCTTGCTCAACACCCAGCATCAGAAGGTGTCGTCATCGCGTTTCCTGAGCGCTGTCGGAGACGCCCGCTTCATTCCGCAGTTCGCTACAGGAAGCTTCGACGTCGTGTTCTCGAGCTCGGTCATCGAGCATGTCGGCGACTATGCTACCCAGCGGCGGATGGCCGACGAGATTCAACGGGTCGGCAAACGGTACTTCGTGCAGACGCCGAACAAGCGCTTTCCCCTCGAGCCGCACTTTCTTTTTCCGTGGTTCCAATACCTCCCGCTCGGTGCGCTCATGGATGGTGAATCATTTCGACGTCGGCTGGTACAGGCGAATCGCTGA
- a CDS encoding YifB family Mg chelatase-like AAA ATPase produces the protein MLAAIRSAAVLGIDAYDVTVEVDATQGLPQWTIVGLPLGAVKESRERVGSALVNSGFALPPRRITINLAPADVRKDGTAFDLPIALGILVATGQLPPHAVEGRVFVGELGLDGSVRSIRGALPIARRTAVRSGSAELVLPLANVGEAARVTTLRLAAPENLRSLASELRSGSLSCARNGTAPEPRQESLLDFADVVGQQTAKRALEVAAAGGHNLCMTGPPGAGKTMLARRLPGILPGLSEVESLEVIAIQSVAGILPGDVPAICPRPFRAPHHSISSAGLIGGGSTPRPGEVSLAHHGVLFLDEMLEFPRSVLEGLRQPMEDGRVVISRAAMSVAFPAMFTLVGATNPCQCGRLGDSTGTCSCSTTEVERYAKRMSGPLADRIDMHVTVGRVALTDLSAVGNEESSTEIRRRVCIARVRQNARYARMQGVACNAHAAGRWIDAYGGVTSDARCLLHRAAEGLALSARGYHRVLKVARTIADLDESDSVAEVHVAEALRYRQARS, from the coding sequence ATGCTGGCCGCAATCCGGAGCGCAGCCGTGCTCGGCATCGACGCGTATGACGTCACCGTCGAGGTAGACGCGACCCAAGGCTTGCCTCAGTGGACTATTGTCGGACTGCCACTCGGCGCCGTTAAGGAAAGTCGCGAACGGGTGGGATCCGCGCTCGTCAATTCCGGGTTCGCGCTTCCGCCACGGCGAATCACCATCAACCTCGCTCCTGCCGATGTCAGGAAGGACGGGACTGCATTCGATCTTCCGATCGCGCTTGGAATCCTCGTCGCGACAGGGCAACTTCCGCCGCACGCTGTCGAAGGTCGTGTGTTCGTCGGTGAGCTCGGGCTCGACGGCTCGGTTCGGAGCATCCGCGGTGCCTTGCCAATCGCGAGGCGAACGGCAGTGCGATCGGGTTCGGCTGAACTCGTTCTGCCGCTGGCGAACGTCGGCGAAGCGGCTCGCGTTACTACGCTGCGCCTTGCCGCTCCTGAAAATCTCCGATCGCTGGCAAGCGAGCTCAGAAGTGGCTCACTCTCCTGTGCGAGAAACGGGACAGCACCGGAGCCACGCCAGGAATCACTTCTCGACTTTGCCGACGTGGTAGGGCAACAGACCGCAAAGCGGGCTCTCGAGGTTGCCGCAGCAGGTGGACACAACCTTTGTATGACCGGCCCGCCCGGAGCGGGGAAGACGATGCTCGCGAGACGCCTCCCCGGCATTCTTCCGGGGCTAAGCGAGGTCGAATCGCTCGAGGTGATCGCGATTCAATCCGTCGCCGGAATTCTGCCGGGCGATGTGCCGGCAATCTGCCCGCGGCCGTTTCGCGCGCCGCACCATTCCATCTCATCCGCGGGACTGATCGGCGGCGGAAGCACGCCCCGGCCGGGCGAGGTAAGTCTTGCGCATCACGGCGTGCTGTTTCTCGACGAGATGCTCGAGTTTCCGCGCTCCGTACTCGAGGGTCTCCGGCAGCCGATGGAGGATGGACGTGTCGTGATCTCTCGCGCCGCCATGTCCGTTGCATTCCCGGCGATGTTCACGCTCGTCGGCGCAACGAACCCCTGCCAGTGCGGGCGACTGGGTGACTCGACCGGAACCTGCTCCTGCTCGACAACGGAAGTGGAGCGATACGCGAAGAGAATGTCGGGGCCACTCGCCGACAGGATCGACATGCACGTTACAGTCGGTCGCGTAGCGCTTACAGATCTTTCAGCGGTGGGCAACGAGGAATCGTCAACCGAAATTCGTCGGCGCGTTTGCATTGCTCGCGTGCGCCAGAATGCCCGTTACGCGCGCATGCAGGGAGTAGCGTGCAACGCGCACGCCGCCGGCCGATGGATCGATGCGTACGGAGGCGTGACGTCAGACGCCAGATGCTTGCTTCATCGCGCGGCAGAGGGGCTCGCACTGTCAGCGCGCGGCTACCATCGGGTGCTCAAGGTGGCACGCACCATCGCCGATCTCGACGAATCCGACTCTGTAGCTGAAGTACACGTGGCCGAGGCACTGAGATACAGGCAGGCGCGTTCCTAA